GGCACCTGGGCACCCTCGACCCGGCTGCAACGGGCGTCCTGCCGCTGGTTATAGACCGTGCCACCCGCCATGCCGACCTCCTCTCGGGAGGACGGAAGGAGTACCTCGCCACCATGAAGCTCGGTACGGAGACCGACACCTACGACGCCGAGGGGCGGGTGACCGCGACGGGCGAGACGGCCTCTCTTTCCGTCGAGGACGTGGAGCGGGCGCTTAAAAGCTTTGTCGGACGCATAAGTCAGGTCCCCCCGATGTTCTCCGCGGTCAAGAAGAACGGGGTGCCGCTCTATAAGCTCGCAAGGAAAGGGATTGAAGTGGAGCGCGAGCCCAAGGAGGTGGAGATATTCTCCGTCGACGTCGTCGAGATCGGTATCCCGCTAGCGGTGTTCCGGCTCGCATGCTCCAGGGGCACGTACCTGAGGACCATCTGCTTTGACGCGGGCAGGGTGCTCGGCTGCGGCGCGCACCTCGCGGCACTCGAGCGTACCAGGAGCGGACGCTTCTCCATGGAGGACGCCATAGCGCTCGACTCCTCCAGGCAGCTGATGGAGGAGAGCATAATGCCGCTCGCCTCGCTGGTGGACCATGCCCCCGGGGGCCGGAC
This sequence is a window from Thermodesulfobacteriota bacterium. Protein-coding genes within it:
- the truB gene encoding tRNA pseudouridine(55) synthase TruB codes for the protein MRRRKGIDRMDGVLVIDKPAGLTSHDVVVRVKRTLGAGKVGHLGTLDPAATGVLPLVIDRATRHADLLSGGRKEYLATMKLGTETDTYDAEGRVTATGETASLSVEDVERALKSFVGRISQVPPMFSAVKKNGVPLYKLARKGIEVEREPKEVEIFSVDVVEIGIPLAVFRLACSRGTYLRTICFDAGRVLGCGAHLAALERTRSGRFSMEDAIALDSSRQLMEESIMPLASLVDHAPGGRTGFKETVTAHG